A section of the Aphanothece sacrum FPU1 genome encodes:
- a CDS encoding AAA family ATPase, producing the protein MLQSLHIENFRSFQEFDLENLGKINLLVGENNSGKTSILEAIEIFCYNGHLNIILQLMEYRGEYFWNNNQIQGNREREYVIRHLFHGHEINPGNQFLIRGTDNNKQEEELIICIDSYIREINLDLTDREDESDNENIGTLDLIIKSNQIPLIIEPIEVHLLPNDTISQKSVPRKFKTIHSGFLTKTKRITPLSLDITDLTQLFDNIVLSPNEQLIIEALQIIEPKIERIASVGKEKYSINSRFYGESGGFVIKFSDQRHPVPIGSLGDGIWRILSIILAMVNLENGVLLVDEIDTGLHFTTLFDMWKVILLTARKLNIQVFATTHNSDCWTSLASLIQKEEIEDNEITIQRIERDRKKAVAFNSKQIVIAAERGIEVR; encoded by the coding sequence ATGTTGCAGTCATTACATATTGAAAATTTTAGAAGTTTCCAGGAATTTGATTTAGAAAATCTGGGTAAGATTAATCTACTTGTGGGAGAAAATAATAGTGGCAAAACATCTATTTTAGAAGCAATTGAAATATTTTGCTACAATGGTCATCTAAATATAATTTTACAATTAATGGAATATAGAGGTGAATATTTTTGGAACAACAATCAAATTCAAGGAAACCGTGAACGTGAATATGTAATTAGGCATCTTTTTCATGGTCATGAAATTAACCCAGGAAATCAGTTTTTAATTAGGGGTACAGACAATAATAAGCAAGAAGAAGAATTAATTATATGTATAGATTCATATATTAGAGAGATAAATCTTGACTTGACTGATAGAGAGGATGAAAGTGATAATGAAAATATAGGAACTCTTGATTTAATTATCAAATCAAATCAGATTCCCTTAATTATTGAACCGATAGAAGTACATTTATTGCCCAATGATACTATTTCTCAAAAATCTGTCCCACGTAAATTTAAAACAATACATTCGGGTTTCTTAACTAAGACAAAACGAATAACTCCTTTATCTTTAGATATCACAGATTTAACTCAATTGTTTGATAATATTGTTTTAAGTCCTAATGAACAATTAATTATTGAAGCACTTCAAATTATTGAACCCAAAATTGAAAGAATTGCTTCAGTAGGGAAAGAAAAGTATAGCATAAATTCTAGATTTTATGGAGAAAGTGGAGGATTTGTTATTAAATTTTCTGATCAAAGACATCCAGTACCCATAGGTAGTTTAGGGGATGGTATTTGGCGAATTTTGTCTATTATTTTGGCAATGGTTAATCTAGAAAATGGAGTTTTATTAGTGGATGAAATTGATACAGGATTACACTTTACAACCTTATTTGATATGTGGAAAGTAATTTTATTAACTGCCAGAAAACTCAATATACAAGTTTTTGCCACAACCCATAATAGTGATTGTTGGACGAGTCTGGCAAGTTTAATTCAAAAAGAAGAAATTGAAGATAATGAAATTACCATTCAACGAATAGAACGGGATAGAAAGAAAGCAGTTGCTTTTAATTCTAAACAAATTGTCATTGCTGCTGAAAGAGGGATTGAGGTACGTTAA